The Streptomyces sp. NBC_01439 genome contains the following window.
TCACCCGCAACGCGGACCGGTACCTCCTCGACGACCGGGTCCAGGCAACGATCGCGTGCGCCAAGGACGTACCCGGCCCGCACGACCGCTCCCCCGGCATCATCATCGGAGCGGTCCTCCCTCGAGAGGACACCCGCGACGCCCTCGTCCTCCCCGCCGGCCATCCCGCGGCCACGCTCGCCGACCTGCCGCCCGGCACCAGGGTCGGGACCAGCGCACCCCGTCGCTCGGCCCTTCTCAAAGCCCTCCACCCGAAGCTCGTGCAGGTACCGATCCGCGGCAACGCCGACAGCCGGCTCACGAAGCTGGACGAGGGAACACTCGGCGCGGACGTGATGATCGCCGCCCTGGCCGGCCTGCGCCGCCTCGGCCACGAGGACCGGGCCTCCGAGATCCTCGACCCCACCGTGTGGCTGCCCGCGGCCGGCGCAGGGACCGTGATCGTCGAGCACCGTGCCAACGACCCCGCCACCGGGAAACTGCTCGCACCCCTCACCCATGCCCCTACTCGGATTCTGCTCGACGCCGAGCGGGCCGCTCTCGCCACGCTGCACGGCGGGTGCCTGACAGCCGCCTCCGCCCACGCCACCCTCGACGCCGCATCGGGAGTCGTCACCGTGCACGCCGCCGTTCTCGACCCGACCGGCGGCGACCCTCTGCGCGTCTGCGCGTCCGGCCCCTCGACATCCGCCCATGAAGTCGGGCAGGACGCAGGCCGACAGCTGCTGGAAGCCGGAGCGGAGCGTCTTCTCGGACGGTCCGCATGACCGATTCGAACGCCCGGCAGGCAGTGTTCGCGCCGCCAGCCCAGACGTCCGACCAGCAGCGGATGCGCAGCCGGCACCAGCAAGCTGCCCGTGTCTTCTCCGTGACCGCGTCCGGGCCGGAAGCCTGGGGATGGCAGGGCCGAACCCTGGGCCGGCGAGCCGGCCGATGGTGGCTGCGGCTGGTCAGTGCTCCTGCCGACAAGCGCAACGCCCGCCTGTGGGAGGGCACTGCCGCCGCGGACTCCGCCCTGCCCCGCTCCGTTCCCCGGCCTCGCCTGCACGACGTCACCGAGTGGACCGAGAACGCCATCGCCTACCGGGCCGAGCTGTCCGAGTACATCGCCCAGTCGGCGCTCCAATCCGGCGGACCCGTCCTGACCGGCGACGTCGACCTGCCCCGCTCCTGGTGGGCAGACCTACGCAGCGCACTCGCTGCCACCGCGACGGTGCCAACCGACCGGCAAGCCGTACGGCAGCAGTGGATCGACCGCAACTTCACCCGCTTCCTCGGCACCCCCGTGCCCACGATCACTTCCTGGACCACGGGGCACGGTGACCTCCACTGGGGCAACCTCACGCCCGAGCCCCTCGTGATCCTCGACTGGGAGGGGTGGTTGCGACACGAGGTCGCACAATATGAGCGGATCACGGGAGAGGAGGGTGGGCGTATGCCTGCTCCGTGATCTCGGGCTAGTACTCGATGCCCGTCCCCGCCCTGACGTGCGCTGGGAGTAATCCCGGGGTTCGAAGCTCAGGGAACATGCGAACCGTGCCTCGATCCATCCGCGGCGCGGAGTAGGGGAAGGCCGGGTGGGTGAACACCAGTGAACCCTCGATGATGCCTCGTTACCCAGAAACCTCGGATGGATGGAAGTGATTCCGGGGTGCAGGGTCTATGCCGTGGAGGAGCGGCAGGCGGCGACCGGTGACCATTTGCCGGTTGCGAGAGTACCGCTGACCTCGGGGTACAGAGGGCACCCGAACCCGGTCGCATCTCATGTGTGCGGAACGTGGAAACCCCATCCGGGTCCGTCGCTGATGGCTAGCGGCGGTAGGCCGACCGCGAGGAGAGCTGAACTCCCGGGTGGGAACAGGATGTCCAAGAAGCGAATGCCGACTGCCGAAAGGAGACGGGAAACTGCGGCAATAGAGTCGGTCCTCCGCCGGCTGCCGTGGATAACCGGTCGGATACCGGGCCTGGCGCCCGGACGTGAAAGCGGGCTGACGTGGACAGGTGAGCCTTTGATGATTTTGTGTCATGGCACTGGAACTGAGGGACAAGTTAGGCACCTATGGTGAACGGACCCGAGGACGATGGGATCGACTGGGACGCGATGGATTGGCGTGCCTGCGAGCTCAAAGTACAGCGACTGCGGCAGAGGATCTTCAAGGCGACTCAGGAGCAGGACTGGGCGCGAGTCCGGAACCTGCAAAGGTTGATGCTGCGGAGTCGGTCGAACACGTTGTTGAGTGTGCGGCAGGCGACGCAGCGTAATGCTGGCCGCGTCACGGCCGGGGTGGACGGGGTGGTTGCTCTGACCTCCGAGGATCGGGCCAAGGTCGCGGTGCAGGTGCACCAAGGCCGTGGCACCTGGAAGCCCCTGCCTGTGAAGCGGGTGTATATCCCCAAGGCCAACGGAAAGCAGCGCCCACTGGGAATTCCAGTCATTGTCGACCGGTGCCATCAGGGCCGGGTACGCAATGCCCTGGAGCCCGAGTGGGAGGCCAGGTTCGAATCCCGTTCCTACGGGTTTCGTCCGGGCCGAGGCTGCCAGGACGCGATCGAGATGCTCTTCACCACGCTCCGCAAGGGCTCAACGCGGGTGTGGATTCTGGATGCAGACCTGTCTGCGGCGTTCGACAGGATCGACCATGACCGGTTGCTCTCCGCGCTTGGGATGTTCCCGGGCCGGAGGCAGATCGGGCAATGGTTGAGGGCCGGGGTGTTCGAGCCCGGTATGGGGTTCTCTCCGACGAAGGAGGGCACCCCGCAGGGGGGTGTGATCAGTCCTCTGCTGTTGAACGTCGCGCTGAACGGCTTGGAGGAGGCGGCTGGAGTCCGACTCGCAACTGCCCCGTCCCACAAGGCGACGGGAAAGACGCGCCCGGATTCTGCGGTGCTGGTCAGATACGCAGACGACTTCGTCGTGTGCTGCTTCACCGAGCAGCAGGTGCACGAGGTCAAGGCACAGCTTGCCGAGTGGCTGAAGCCGAGGGGCCTGGCCTTCAACGAGGAGAAGACGCGGGTTGTCCACCTCGAAGACGGCTTTGACTTTCTGGGCTTCAACATCCGCCGCTATCCGGTGGGCAAGCTGCTGATTAAGCCGAGCAAGGCCGCCGTCAAGCGGCATCGGGAACGGCTCTCGGAAGTGATGCGCGACTTGCGCGGATCCAACGAGAAGGCGGTCATCGTCAAACTCAACCCCATCATCCGGGGCTGGGCTGCCTACTACCGAGGGGTGGTGGCTGCCGAGGTCTTCAAGGACATCGACATCCACATGTGGAAGCTGACCTACAAGTGGGCCTGCTACCAGCACCCCAAGAAGTCGAAGCACTGGATCTCCGGACGGTACTTCGGCAAGTACAACAAGTTCAGGAACGACCACTGGGTCTTCGGTGACCGCGACAGCGGCACCTTCCTGGTCAAGTCGTCCTGGACGCAGATCGTCCGACACACCCTGGTCAAGGGCGCGGCGTCACCAGACGACCCCGCCCTGACTGAGTACTGGGTCAAGCGTCGTCGCAGGGTCAAGCCCGCACTCGACAGCTACAACCTCCGCCTGCTCGACCGGCAGGAGGGACGCTGCCCGCTGTGCGGGGAAAATGTCCTGACTCCCCACCAGCCACCGCAATCCCCGTTGGAATGGGAACGCTGGTGGAAAGTGATCGCCCGCAAGGCGATCTCTGTCGATTACCTTCGGCACACGGGGAGGATGACGCCGCAAGGCGATCAAACCCGCTTGGTACACGCTGAATGCGCACGGCGACACGCCGCTCGTATTCGGAACAGCACCACCTGAACGCCCTCGTGGCTTGCTTGAGCCGTGTGCATCGACGAGGTGCACGCACGGTTCTGAGGGGACCCCGGCGCAGCAATGCGCCGGGGTTACCCGGCGGCCTGCTCCCCACCGGCTACGACGTGGGCCTCCTCCACGCCTACACCCTCCCCCAGCCCGCCACGGCCGCTCGCATCCGTAGCGAGTTCGCCCACGTCCTCGACGCCCCCGAGGGACGGATCGGCGAACTCGTCGCCCTCTCTCAGCTTCTCCAGGTCACCGGCCGCGGCGCCCACCCCGAACTCGCCCCGCACCTGGCCCGCCGAGCCCAGAAACTCACCGGCACGCCCGTCCCAGCAGCCACCGGCACGGCCGGAAACCCCGACCGCTGACCTGGCCCCACCTCCGACGTCTCGATGCTGCGGCCCGCACACAACCGTGAGGGCTGGCACCAACACCCCAACCGAAGGAGCAGCCGTGTCGCTTCCCAGCCTGCTGGGCGTCTTCGCACACCCTGACGACGAGGCCCTGTTGGCCGGCGGCGTTCTCGCGCAGCATGCCGCCGCGGGCGCAGCAACGAACGTCGTTACCGCCGCCTGGTCCCCCACCAGCCACCGGGCACCCGAGCTCGCCGACGCTCTGGCCGCGCTGGGAGCCGGAAAGCCGAGGATGCTCGGCTACGCCGACGCCCGCATCCCCGGCTCCGCACCCGGCAAGGCCCGGCTGTGCGACGCTCCCATCGACGAGGTCGTCGAGCTGCTCGTCGGTCACATCCGCGCCGCGCGCCCCCAGATTGTGGTGACCCACGACGCCTACGGCCAGCTGACGGGCCACCCCGACCACGTCCGCACCCACCAAGCGACCGTCCTCGCGTTCCACGCCGCCGGTCTTGAGCACCTCCACCCGGATGCCGGGGCCCCGTGGCAGCCCGTAGCTCTGTATGCGGCCACACACCCGGTCTCGGGGGTGGGCGAGCTCGGCCCGCTCTTGGAGCGGGTGGGGAAGAAGGTCCTCAGCGTTCCCGACGAGCACGCCACCGCGACGGTCGACGTGAGCGAGTGGCTCGAGCAGAAGTGGGCCGCGATCTCGGCTCACCGAAGTGAAGCCGCCAAGGAGCGGCCCCTTCCCGGCATCCTCTCCCGCCTCCCTGCAGCGGAGCGGGAGTCGATCATCTCGACCGAGCACTTCACCCTCCTCGCCACCCGCCCCGCACCCGCCCACCGAGCAACAGTCACGGAGCACGCCCGCCTAGGCCAGCCTGTGTGAGCGGGCGGAGTGCGCGCGGTACGTCCGCCCCGGCAAGGCCGGCCTGGTCCCGGACCAGTGCTGTCTGCTCCAGACGGAGCAGGGGTGGTGACTCCGGACGCCGGTGGACGTTGGAATGACCGTGCCGAAGACCGCGTCCAGCTCAAGCAATGCCAGCGCCGCCCCTGCCCGGAAGGAGCAGCAGCCGGGCTTCCTCTTGACGTCCCCACAGGGTGAAGCAGCACGCACGCTGCTCGGCTACGTGGCCTCGCTGGCCCTTCCCGACGCCGATGCCCAGCTCGTTGCGGTGGTGGTGGCGATCCGAGCTGCGCGTGGCGGTGTCGGCAACATCACCGGGGCGGACCTGTCGGCCCTGCGGCTGGGCGATGCGAGCGGAGTCGTCGATGCCCTTCGTGGGCTGGGCTGGCAGGTGGATGATGCGCTCTTCGGCGGTGATCCGGCAGTACCGGTCCCGGTCACCGTGCCGGATCTGGCCCGGGAAGCGGGCCACCCTCTGCCTTTCGGGAAGAACACGCGCTCACGGGTATCCGGATGGACCACGCGGACCTTGTCCTCCAAGCCAGTCAAGAAGCTCCCTCCCGCTGGTCGGCTGGCAGGGCTGTTTCTTGCCGCGCACAGCACCTCCAAGCTCCTCGGTCAGATTCCGCCCGACCTTCCCGACGCCTGCCGGGCCGCCCTGCCCGACCTTCTGCGGAAGGGCTTCCTCACTGAGCTATCCGAGGACCGCTACCGCCTCGACCCCGCGGTGCGTCACTTGTCGGGCATGCGTCAGCCCTCCGAAGAGGAGAGGGCACAGAGCGCCAAGGACGAGGGCAGGGCGGTTGCGCTCGCTTCGACTCCGGGATTCCAGTTCGACGCAGAGGCATGGGCCGGGTGGAAGAGCGCGGTCACGCCGGCCTTGCGCCGACACGTTGAGGCCGTTGAGTGCTGCACCGTGTGTGCTCGGACACCGGAGCGCGTCGCACAGGCGTTTATGGTGCCCGGGCGCCCTCAGTTCTTCTCCAGGAGCACTGCGGTCGCCTACGGCGCGTGGAAGGACAAGCACCCGGACCGGGGCCAGCTGGCGGCCAAGTTCACCGTGGTCTTTCGCAGCGAGCACGGCCACGGCCCCTCATATGCCCAGCTGGGCTCGGGCCTGGGCTGGCAGGTGGATCACGCGTTGCGGAACTTTGCCGTGCGGCGGCTTCTGGTGAACGAGTGGCTGAGCGAAACGGGGACGGTGCCGTGGACGTTGCGCCCGGGGCAAGTCGCGTAATGCGAGGGCATCACCCTGCCCAAGGCACGGAATCCGGAGGCCGCTGTTCAGGCCCGGGCATGACGGGTGGGTGCCCACGTCGCCACCCGGGTCGGAGGCCGTGATTTCACGTATGCGGACGGCGGCCAGACCGCTGGCCAGACCCAGGCGTAGGCGTAGGCGTACGGCGAGGCGGGCGTGGTCGGAGAGCGGGTCTCCGAAGGCGGCGAGTTCCCAGTCCAGGAGGACGTACGGCTCGCGTCTGCCGATGTACCAGACCCGGTTGGTCTGGCCGGTGCTGAATCCGGTGGCGCCTTCGGGGACGCGGCCGTCGATCGTCGCCATGCGGTCAGGCGAGGTCCCCGAGGTAACAGGTGGGAACCTCACCGTGCGCGAGGTCAGCGATCAGGGGGCGCAGGCCCTGCGGCAGTAGGTTGAGGCCGGTCACGTTCTCCAGCTCCACCCATTCCAGGCCCGTCTGCACGTCGTCCTCGGCGTGGCCGCCGAGCTCGTCCGGGTCGCCCTGGGGCCGGCACAGGAAGATCGCTTCGACCCGGTGGTCTTCCGAGGCGCCACCGTGGTTGGCCCCGATGTACTCACGCAGCCACAGCAGACGCTCGGGTGCGACGTCCAGGCCGGCCTCCTCGTGGACCTCACGGCGGACCGTGGCGTCGAGGGCCTCGCCGGGTTCCTGGCCCCCGCCGGGCAGGAAGAAGCAGTCCTGGCCCTCCCAGTGGGCGCGCTGGAGCAGGACGCGGCCGTCGTGGAGGATGACGGCTTTGGCCGCGTTGCGGACGGTCGCGCTAACAGGTTCAGCCACGGGAGCTCCTACGTGTGATCGAATGTTGGGTGTTCAGCTTGCGCGGGTTCCCGTGCGCAGCGGGCCCGCGGAGGGCTCCTACCGCAGTTGGTCGGCGTCGACGCGGGAGAAGATCAGGTCGGTCATGTCGCTGATGGGACCGTCCCAACACTCGGGGGCAGCCGGTCGGCGGACCGCGCTCGGGTAGCTGGTCGGGTCGTAGTCGTTGGCGATGCGGTACGTGTGGAAGCCGTGCGCCCGGAGGGGTTCCAGGACGTCGTGCACACTCTTCCCCTGCTTCGCCAGGGATCGGGGGGTGACCTCGATGACGAGTTCCACGTCGGGTCGAAGGTTGCCGAGGACCGGGGCGAGGCCCTCCATGAGGAAGGCTTCGGCTCCCTCGAAGTCGATCTTGATCAGGCGTGCCGCTGCGAGTTCGTGCGGAGACAGGATCTCTGGCAGGGGAAGGGCTCCAATCTGGAAGGACGAGTGCGAGGTCTTCGGCTGGACAGCGGAGGTGTTGCCGAGGTTGGCCGTGTCTTGGAGGTAGAAGGTCAGGGTGCGTGCGGTGTCGGCGGCTGCTGCGTTGACGGTGCGCACCTTATGGCAGGCGTTGCGCTGGACGGCCTCGGTGAGGCTGGTGTGGAAGGCAGGGGATGCTTCGATGGCGACGACGCGGCCGGGTGCTCCGACGAGGCGGGAAGCGAGGAGGGTGTAGTAGCCGGTGTGGGCGCCGACGTCGATGAAGGTGTCGCCGCGGGTGAGCCTTCCCCGGATCCAGGCCGTGAGGTAGGGCTCCCAGACGCCGTGGAGGTAGAGGAACCGCTGGATCAGGTCGCTGGTGGTGACGGCGACGAGGTCTCCGTGCCTGGTGCGGGTGATCGCGGTGCGCGGGCGGTGGGCCAGTTCCTGGTCGAGGTAGCGGATCAGGGGGGCCCAGGCGAGGGCGGCTGGTGATCCTGCCCAGGAAGCGGAGCAGGGGGTCCTCGGTGGTGTTGATCTCGTGGACGTAGCGGGCGTGCGGTCCGCCGAGTAGTCCGGCGGTCGTGTGGAGGGCTTCTCCGGCCGATAGGACGGTGACCGGGTGGGCGCCTGCGAGGCGCCGGCCGGTGCGTACGGCCACGGCCTCGGTGAGACACCGTGCCAGCGCGGTGATCTGGTGCGGTGCGCGACGCAGGGCCTTGGGCCACCGCCGTGCACGGAAGAGGGCCAGGACGAGGTGAGCCGTCGCCTCGGTGGCTCTGGCCGCGACGGTCAAGATCCGGGCAGCCGCTCCGTGGGGGCGGTCGACGACCCGGGCCTGGGCGTCGACCAGGGCTGCGCGGCTCTCGGGGGTGACGCCGTTCGGCACGATGACCATGGTCGGCTGGTAGGCGCGGGCGAGGGCGATGAGGGCGCCGTGGTGGTGGCCGCTGGCAAGGTGGGCGTTCCGCTCGACCAGCACGAGCGTCGACTTCACGCTGTCACCCCTGTCGGGTTGTGGGTGGCGGTGAAGCGGGTCAGCAGCCAGCCAGGGTCGTTGATCTTGTCGAGGTCCTCGGGGTGATCGTCCCGGCCGGTGGCGAAGGCAATGCCCTCGTGCGCACGGAACGATCCCATTCCTTCGAAACTTCCGCGAGCGAGCAGCATCATTCAGTCTGCTGACCGCCGCGTTGGAAGTAGGGCGGTGTCGAACTCCACGCAAGGAGTCGTGGACTTGGTACGTTCGAGTGCATGACGCTGCGTCCTGTGGATCTACGCAAAGAGCCAGTGGAAGCCGTGCTTGACCGCGTGGAGCAGTCGCTGACGGTGCACCTCAATCACGGGACCGTGGTGCGTAAGCGCCGGTCCGTAGGGGCACGTACGGACCGCGGTACGTGGGTGCGCATCGAGCGGCGGGGGCTCGACCGGATCGGGGTCCAGGGCGGGGACGGCACCGCATCCGCCGAGGCCCTGCACGGAATCGCGAAACCGGCCT
Protein-coding sequences here:
- the hemC gene encoding hydroxymethylbilane synthase — protein: MTSSTTLTTVRLGTRPSPMALEQTGRFADAFRARYPEAVLDVVEIVSEGDRHRGPLSAIGGKGAFTRNADRYLLDDRVQATIACAKDVPGPHDRSPGIIIGAVLPREDTRDALVLPAGHPAATLADLPPGTRVGTSAPRRSALLKALHPKLVQVPIRGNADSRLTKLDEGTLGADVMIAALAGLRRLGHEDRASEILDPTVWLPAAGAGTVIVEHRANDPATGKLLAPLTHAPTRILLDAERAALATLHGGCLTAASAHATLDAASGVVTVHAAVLDPTGGDPLRVCASGPSTSAHEVGQDAGRQLLEAGAERLLGRSA
- the ltrA gene encoding group II intron reverse transcriptase/maturase encodes the protein MVNGPEDDGIDWDAMDWRACELKVQRLRQRIFKATQEQDWARVRNLQRLMLRSRSNTLLSVRQATQRNAGRVTAGVDGVVALTSEDRAKVAVQVHQGRGTWKPLPVKRVYIPKANGKQRPLGIPVIVDRCHQGRVRNALEPEWEARFESRSYGFRPGRGCQDAIEMLFTTLRKGSTRVWILDADLSAAFDRIDHDRLLSALGMFPGRRQIGQWLRAGVFEPGMGFSPTKEGTPQGGVISPLLLNVALNGLEEAAGVRLATAPSHKATGKTRPDSAVLVRYADDFVVCCFTEQQVHEVKAQLAEWLKPRGLAFNEEKTRVVHLEDGFDFLGFNIRRYPVGKLLIKPSKAAVKRHRERLSEVMRDLRGSNEKAVIVKLNPIIRGWAAYYRGVVAAEVFKDIDIHMWKLTYKWACYQHPKKSKHWISGRYFGKYNKFRNDHWVFGDRDSGTFLVKSSWTQIVRHTLVKGAASPDDPALTEYWVKRRRRVKPALDSYNLRLLDRQEGRCPLCGENVLTPHQPPQSPLEWERWWKVIARKAISVDYLRHTGRMTPQGDQTRLVHAECARRHAARIRNSTT
- a CDS encoding PIG-L deacetylase family protein, coding for MSLPSLLGVFAHPDDEALLAGGVLAQHAAAGAATNVVTAAWSPTSHRAPELADALAALGAGKPRMLGYADARIPGSAPGKARLCDAPIDEVVELLVGHIRAARPQIVVTHDAYGQLTGHPDHVRTHQATVLAFHAAGLEHLHPDAGAPWQPVALYAATHPVSGVGELGPLLERVGKKVLSVPDEHATATVDVSEWLEQKWAAISAHRSEAAKERPLPGILSRLPAAERESIISTEHFTLLATRPAPAHRATVTEHARLGQPV
- a CDS encoding NUDIX domain-containing protein yields the protein MAEPVSATVRNAAKAVILHDGRVLLQRAHWEGQDCFFLPGGGQEPGEALDATVRREVHEEAGLDVAPERLLWLREYIGANHGGASEDHRVEAIFLCRPQGDPDELGGHAEDDVQTGLEWVELENVTGLNLLPQGLRPLIADLAHGEVPTCYLGDLA
- a CDS encoding FkbM family methyltransferase, whose product is MHGGGPRPCVAHRTRSPRWHGVSPRPWPYAPAGASQAPTRSPSYRPEKPSTRPPDYSADRTPATSTRSTPPRTPCSASWAGSPAALAWAPLIRYLDQELAHRPRTAITRTRHGDLVAVTTSDLIQRFLYLHGVWEPYLTAWIRGRLTRGDTFIDVGAHTGYYTLLASRLVGAPGRVVAIEASPAFHTSLTEAVQRNACHKVRTVNAAAADTARTLTFYLQDTANLGNTSAVQPKTSHSSFQIGALPLPEILSPHELAAARLIKIDFEGAEAFLMEGLAPVLGNLRPDVELVIEVTPRSLAKQGKSVHDVLEPLRAHGFHTYRIANDYDPTSYPSAVRRPAAPECWDGPISDMTDLIFSRVDADQLR